A single genomic interval of Patescibacteria group bacterium harbors:
- a CDS encoding putative peptidoglycan glycosyltransferase FtsW has translation MIANRLQARYPFDHVLGITIVGLAIFGLIMISSASVYESYQAYVRQGIDCAALDANCNDFYFWRQVRNILVAIPFGLIAAAIPYLFWRKAAPALFVASILLLIALFIPGLSTGWGTSQSWLTIPILNSVQPVEIAKLGLIFYLARWMEGRKDAIATIENGFIPFAVILGIIVILLILQPDFGSVLVMTLVATAIYFAAGARVKHIAVGGLIAVTLAVLIVNVGGMDYVKNRFAAFLDPSLDPEGIGFQVKQSLIAVGKGGIFGAGLEGSTQRFGYLPEVQSDAIYAATSEAFGFFGSTVVAGFFLLIAYRGFRIAEAVPDRFGQLAAVGLSAALAGQAFVHIGVNIALLPYTGITLPFVSYGGSSLATSFVIGGILLNISKYANIHSANFYREQNISARQRQQARSNF, from the coding sequence GTGATTGCGAATCGCCTCCAAGCTCGCTACCCTTTCGACCATGTCCTCGGAATTACGATTGTGGGGCTCGCGATTTTTGGGCTGATTATGATTTCGTCCGCGAGCGTTTACGAAAGCTACCAGGCTTATGTGCGCCAAGGCATTGATTGCGCCGCGCTCGATGCGAATTGCAATGATTTTTATTTTTGGCGGCAGGTGCGCAACATCTTGGTCGCGATTCCGTTTGGTTTGATCGCCGCCGCGATTCCCTACCTCTTCTGGCGCAAAGCGGCACCGGCGCTTTTTGTCGCCAGTATTCTTTTACTCATCGCGCTCTTCATCCCTGGTCTCTCGACGGGTTGGGGCACGAGTCAGAGTTGGCTCACAATCCCAATTTTGAATTCGGTTCAGCCAGTCGAAATCGCGAAGTTGGGTTTAATTTTTTACCTCGCGCGTTGGATGGAGGGACGCAAAGATGCCATCGCGACAATTGAAAATGGTTTCATTCCCTTTGCCGTGATTCTGGGAATTATCGTGATTTTATTAATTTTGCAGCCGGATTTCGGCAGCGTGCTGGTGATGACTTTGGTTGCGACGGCAATTTATTTCGCCGCGGGCGCACGCGTGAAACACATCGCCGTCGGCGGATTGATCGCCGTCACGCTCGCGGTCTTAATCGTGAATGTCGGCGGGATGGATTATGTCAAAAATCGTTTCGCCGCTTTCCTCGACCCATCGCTCGATCCGGAGGGCATCGGTTTCCAGGTGAAACAAAGTTTGATTGCGGTCGGCAAAGGCGGAATTTTTGGCGCAGGGCTGGAAGGTTCGACACAACGCTTCGGCTATTTGCCGGAAGTTCAGTCCGATGCGATTTATGCCGCGACCAGCGAAGCCTTCGGATTTTTCGGCAGCACAGTCGTCGCCGGATTTTTCCTGCTAATCGCCTACCGCGGATTTCGCATCGCGGAAGCGGTCCCCGATCGTTTCGGACAGCTCGCCGCCGTCGGACTTTCCGCTGCGCTCGCCGGTCAAGCCTTCGTCCACATCGGCGTGAATATCGCGCTCCTGCCCTACACCGGCATCACGCTGCCCTTCGTCAGCTACGGCGGCAGCTCACTCGCGACCAGTTTCGTCATCGGCGGAATTCTGCTCAATATCTCGAAATACGCGAACATCCACTCGGCGAATTTTTACCGCGAACAAAATATCTCCGCACGACAACGCCAGCAAGCCCGTTCAAATTTTTGA
- the miaB gene encoding tRNA (N6-isopentenyl adenosine(37)-C2)-methylthiotransferase MiaB, whose translation MKKYFWRIFGCAMNYADAERVAQVLAKLDFVRTENLAEAELVLLFSCAVKQKAEDKIFGELEKFAQWKAAAPGRQIGLTGCVVRQTSDQATVRKDQFLRRAPSLDFVWRIEDSEQLPEFLAGTEGLKSTNYKLPTTSFLSIEPLRQNQRQVLVPISTGCDNFCSYCIVPHARGRELSREPEEIITECEKAVRNGAREITLLGQNVNSFQKKPGAFAELLQRVAAIPKLQRLRFMSSHPKDFDASIIDVMAAQENIERHLHLPAQHGDNEILRKMNRNYTAEKYLGLLEKFRAKLPHASITSDFIVGFPGETEAQFENLLKFYKQADFDFAFFSQYSPRPDTAAATFPNQIPASVKKERFARLNQLVVATTAQKFARLKNQTVEVLVEKCNCHSPENGNPEKNESCICEGRSSEFYLTKFAGDAKLIGELVKVKITQPREVELFGEILR comes from the coding sequence ATGAAAAAATATTTTTGGCGAATTTTCGGCTGCGCGATGAATTATGCTGACGCGGAACGCGTCGCCCAAGTTTTAGCGAAATTGGATTTCGTGCGCACGGAAAATCTGGCTGAAGCCGAGCTGGTCTTACTCTTTAGCTGCGCCGTGAAACAAAAAGCGGAAGACAAAATTTTCGGTGAGCTGGAAAAATTTGCGCAGTGGAAGGCCGCCGCACCGGGACGCCAGATCGGACTGACCGGCTGCGTCGTGCGCCAAACTTCCGACCAAGCCACTGTCCGAAAAGATCAATTTCTACGACGCGCCCCAAGTCTTGATTTCGTCTGGCGCATCGAAGATTCGGAGCAACTGCCCGAATTTCTCGCTGGAACTGAAGGATTGAAATCTACCAACTACAAACTACCAACTACCAGCTTCCTGTCAATCGAACCTCTGCGCCAAAATCAGCGGCAAGTCCTGGTGCCAATCTCCACCGGCTGCGACAATTTTTGCAGCTACTGCATCGTGCCCCACGCCCGCGGGCGCGAACTCTCACGCGAGCCGGAAGAAATTATTACGGAATGCGAAAAAGCTGTAAGAAACGGAGCGCGCGAGATTACACTCCTCGGACAAAATGTAAATTCTTTTCAGAAAAAACCTGGTGCTTTCGCCGAACTTTTGCAACGCGTCGCAGCAATCCCGAAGCTTCAGCGACTGCGCTTCATGAGTTCGCATCCGAAAGATTTCGACGCGAGCATCATCGATGTGATGGCGGCGCAGGAGAATATCGAACGCCACCTCCATCTCCCCGCGCAGCACGGGGATAACGAAATTTTGAGAAAAATGAATCGGAACTACACGGCTGAGAAATATCTCGGTCTCTTGGAAAAATTCCGCGCAAAATTACCGCACGCCTCCATCACGAGTGATTTCATCGTCGGCTTCCCCGGCGAGACTGAGGCGCAATTCGAGAACTTACTGAAATTTTACAAGCAAGCTGATTTTGACTTCGCTTTCTTCTCGCAATACTCCCCGCGACCCGACACCGCTGCCGCCACTTTCCCGAATCAAATCCCAGCCAGCGTGAAGAAAGAACGCTTCGCACGACTGAATCAGCTCGTCGTCGCGACCACCGCCCAAAAATTCGCGCGACTAAAAAATCAGACAGTCGAAGTTTTGGTCGAGAAATGCAATTGTCATTCCCCTGAAAACGGGAATCCAGAAAAAAACGAAAGCTGCATTTGCGAAGGTCGTAGCTCGGAGTTTTATCTGACGAAATTCGCGGGCGACGCGAAACTCATCGGCGAGCTCGTAAAAGTCAAAATCACGCAGCCGCGCGAAGTTGAGCTTTTCGGAGAGATTTTGCGCTAA
- a CDS encoding MFS transporter: MNDHKHNFGRILGKILNVASHEAPRVFFAWLLKFFFMIGFTVGWTMLTAMLVGRVGIAYLPYLYVANAVLVIVSTIFFGELAHRFSKTKLIYTTIGSGTILLGGAFAVFQNAENLWLFLGLALVAESIFFAQLNILLGLFIEDLFSPLEGSRAIPIVESSEYVGGIVGGLLILGGLNFFQAEAIDLSWIWIGAIALIFPALFIFNHFRQKLPKLEFAEKPVRLSKFEQFHEGQKQIRKIPFLSGLVFVVLLQWTFLTLLNFQYTTAVNINVAHASATTVEATHAAAGESHEDLLTHGLGKLHVIFFTIAFLTQIVLTSRLIGRFGIVRTLRLHPLASFGSALLMIAKPGFGSAVFAKGLFESTTGIYTAAYHSSFYALREKIRGSVKEFLEGLIRPAGVLLGTGILILGEKFLNAESFPLVINCTLVTAAATMSLLLSRHQKNYTKISAANLKLFGNHPAKFQSIEILAQPGHDCAAEILVEKLSDSNESPFLKIKILATLGLLSDPQAVPAILACFRDSSEEVRLAAVEALAAFKNLAEKGFTHRRVIDALKELFGSDSSPELRSAIVRVFANLREEEAVQFIIAELQNLESPIRGDCVYVCRQFQDLGITHYIEPYLKSPNLTIRANALIALWQFQGYRLQLNRLLAEILEATDRESRKISTHLLGEIRARNELPRLLNLLDENDDELRLLAALALGKMGNPIAHHLLAEFILHPNLELSAHAKKQLAHLPEKTRKSVEKILHHRLSAKLNGLLAATHARSIEKISAETLTRIRRVYELADDWEEVARVDAVLAGRDFE; the protein is encoded by the coding sequence TTGAACGACCACAAACACAATTTCGGCCGAATCCTGGGGAAAATCTTGAATGTCGCCTCCCATGAAGCTCCTCGGGTCTTTTTCGCCTGGCTGCTGAAATTCTTTTTCATGATTGGTTTCACGGTCGGCTGGACGATGCTGACTGCGATGCTCGTCGGGCGCGTCGGCATCGCCTATCTCCCCTACCTATATGTCGCGAACGCCGTTCTCGTAATTGTCAGCACGATTTTTTTTGGTGAACTCGCGCACCGTTTTTCGAAAACAAAGTTGATTTACACCACGATTGGCAGCGGGACGATTTTGCTCGGCGGCGCCTTCGCTGTTTTCCAGAATGCAGAAAATTTGTGGCTCTTCCTCGGTCTCGCGCTCGTCGCCGAATCGATTTTCTTCGCGCAGCTGAATATCTTGCTCGGACTTTTTATCGAAGATCTTTTTTCACCGCTCGAGGGCAGCCGCGCCATCCCGATCGTCGAGTCGAGCGAATATGTCGGCGGCATCGTCGGCGGTTTGCTCATTCTCGGCGGACTGAATTTCTTTCAAGCGGAAGCGATTGATTTGAGCTGGATTTGGATTGGCGCGATTGCACTCATCTTCCCGGCGCTTTTCATTTTCAATCATTTTCGGCAGAAATTACCGAAGCTCGAATTTGCCGAGAAACCAGTGCGGCTTTCGAAATTCGAGCAATTCCACGAAGGTCAAAAGCAGATTCGCAAAATACCCTTCCTGTCCGGACTGGTCTTCGTCGTGCTATTGCAATGGACCTTTCTCACGCTGCTGAATTTTCAATACACCACCGCCGTCAACATAAATGTCGCGCACGCCAGCGCGACAACCGTCGAGGCAACTCACGCTGCCGCCGGAGAATCGCACGAAGATTTACTCACTCACGGTCTCGGAAAATTGCATGTCATCTTTTTCACGATTGCCTTTCTGACGCAAATTGTTTTGACGAGTCGCCTCATCGGCCGCTTCGGCATCGTGCGCACCTTGCGACTGCATCCGCTCGCGAGTTTTGGCAGCGCACTTTTGATGATTGCGAAACCCGGCTTCGGTTCGGCTGTTTTCGCCAAAGGCCTATTCGAATCGACAACCGGGATCTATACTGCCGCTTACCATTCGAGCTTTTACGCGCTGCGGGAAAAAATTCGCGGCAGTGTGAAGGAATTTTTGGAAGGTCTGATTCGCCCGGCAGGCGTCCTGCTCGGCACAGGAATTTTGATTCTGGGTGAAAAGTTTTTGAATGCGGAAAGTTTCCCGCTCGTGATAAATTGCACGCTCGTCACCGCGGCAGCGACGATGAGTTTGCTACTCTCGCGCCACCAGAAAAATTACACGAAAATTTCAGCCGCGAATCTCAAACTTTTTGGCAACCACCCTGCCAAATTTCAGTCGATTGAAATTCTCGCGCAACCCGGTCACGACTGCGCCGCCGAAATTTTGGTCGAGAAGTTGAGCGATAGCAACGAATCGCCGTTTTTGAAAATTAAAATTTTGGCAACGCTCGGTCTGCTCTCCGATCCGCAAGCAGTGCCCGCAATTTTGGCATGCTTCCGCGACTCGAGTGAAGAAGTCCGCCTCGCCGCCGTCGAAGCGCTCGCGGCTTTCAAAAATCTCGCTGAAAAAGGTTTCACGCACCGCCGCGTGATCGACGCATTGAAAGAACTTTTTGGCAGCGACAGCTCACCGGAATTACGCTCAGCCATCGTGCGCGTCTTCGCCAATTTGCGCGAGGAAGAGGCAGTGCAATTCATCATCGCCGAGCTGCAGAATTTGGAATCGCCGATTCGCGGCGACTGCGTCTATGTCTGCCGACAGTTCCAGGATCTCGGCATCACGCACTACATCGAGCCGTATTTGAAATCGCCGAACCTCACGATTCGCGCGAATGCGCTGATTGCGCTCTGGCAATTCCAGGGTTACCGCCTGCAGCTCAATCGCCTGCTCGCAGAAATTCTCGAAGCAACCGACCGTGAATCGCGCAAAATTTCCACCCACTTGCTCGGCGAAATTCGCGCCCGCAATGAATTGCCGCGACTCCTGAATCTACTCGATGAGAATGACGATGAGCTGCGTTTGCTGGCTGCGCTTGCCCTCGGGAAAATGGGAAATCCGATCGCGCACCATTTGCTTGCGGAATTTATTTTGCATCCGAATCTCGAGCTTTCCGCGCATGCCAAAAAACAACTCGCGCATTTACCGGAAAAAACCCGCAAGAGCGTCGAGAAGATTTTGCACCACCGCCTCTCGGCGAAATTAAATGGACTACTCGCTGCCACCCACGCGCGCTCCATCGAAAAAATCAGCGCTGAAACTCTCACCCGCATTCGTCGCGTCTATGAACTCGCCGATGATTGGGAAGAGGTCGCACGCGTCGACGCTGTCCTCGCCGGACGCGATTTTGAATAA
- a CDS encoding STAS domain-containing protein, whose amino-acid sequence MPTTTLGTETRQAHGKPYFVLPLSNSLNPNDISEFEERLEPVWTSKHRYLVLDLGDIDLVSSRTVSYLENLHRELAAAEKQLALINVNEELRDTLEFVGLSKLIEVFDEEKKFLEAMHLAGI is encoded by the coding sequence ATGCCAACCACCACTCTCGGAACGGAGACTCGTCAGGCTCACGGAAAACCATACTTCGTCTTACCGCTGAGCAACAGTCTCAACCCAAATGACATCTCGGAATTCGAGGAACGCCTCGAGCCGGTGTGGACCAGTAAGCACCGCTACCTCGTCCTGGATCTCGGCGACATCGATCTCGTGAGCAGTCGCACCGTGAGCTACCTGGAAAATTTGCACCGCGAACTCGCCGCTGCCGAAAAACAACTTGCGCTAATTAATGTCAATGAAGAACTCCGCGACACTTTGGAATTCGTCGGACTTTCTAAATTGATTGAGGTCTTCGATGAAGAGAAGAAATTCCTCGAGGCGATGCATCTAGCCGGAATTTAA